Proteins encoded together in one Amblyomma americanum isolate KBUSLIRL-KWMA chromosome 1, ASM5285725v1, whole genome shotgun sequence window:
- the LOC144101954 gene encoding uncharacterized protein LOC144101954, whose translation MASFNEKLVQEVKKHTQLWDQHSKLHKEAGYREAAWMEIAAALAVTVEQCQTRWRTLRDTYLKRKKRRRAGANGQWNVLERDLGFLDDFLRPRTRRSTLNAAAPADVEVEQEQPGEDAEMREAAVAAAAAPPQPWPLAMRPAAVMPHRLAAGGAAAQALSSDPEELFCLSLAARLKRLLPRERHMARMKMLQTLHDLESGENIGEFALGDP comes from the exons ATGGCCTCCTTCAACGAGAAGCTCGTCCAGGAGGTGAAGAAGCACACGCAGCTCTGGGACCAGCACTCCAAGCTGCACAAGGAGGCCGGCTACCGGGAGGCCGCCTGGATGGAAATCGCCGCCGCACTGGCCGTGACCG TGGAGCAGTGCCAGACCAGGTGGCGCACCCTCCGGGACACGTACCTCAAGCGCAAGAAGCGCCGGCGCGCCGGCGCCAACGGGCAGTGGAACGTGCTGGAGCGTGATCTCGGCTTCCTCGATGACTTCCTGAGGCCGCGAAC GAGACGCTCGACGCTGAACGCGGCGGCCCCGGCCGATGTGGAAGTCGAACAGGAGCAGCCCGGCGAAGACGCCGAAATGCGCGAGGCAGCGGTGGCTGCGGCGGCAGCACCACCTCAGCCCTGGCCTCTGGCCATGCGGCCGGCTGCCGTGATGCCGCATCGCCTGGCGGCGGGGGGCGCGGCGGCGCAGGCGCTCTCCTCAGACCCCGAGGAGCTCTTCTGCCTAAGCCTGGCGGCGCGCCTCAAGAGACTTCTGCCCCGCGAACGACACATGGCCAGGATGAAGATGCTGCAGACACTGCACGACTTGGAATCTGGCGAGAACATCGGAGAGTTCGCGCTAGGAGACCCGTAG
- the LOC144123288 gene encoding uncharacterized protein LOC144123288, which yields MSGRAESAAQRAAVSGVTEEGSTPGGSAPDASALLQDATRLIQSISGALQASLVASKHSRPAVKVAVPTYRGYADTVSVTDFIESLTHYQAAVGLDDSEMLTRIVPVALVERAAQWYRLSGRRATTLDEFKAALRLEFLPVDYQRRIRRELELRTQASEESLLEYVRTMEELFQTAEPSASNDERVERVVRQAHPTFAAYLRGGRFRDLDDLAAEAKRIQGDILAMRTYRPPPPASEAVEPRCAWTGAFPYARHDSPAQAVYAVGADTRQEWKLSERALDPFTFHRRAGSAAAAASCYPNKSRTSAQGREQRDTFPKRPEGRSAGCTKQEEAFPRRGNTPARAVRCFQCGELGHISRLCTRGPVQQGNGVGGQA from the exons ATGTCTGGGAGAGCAGAATCAGCAGCCCAACGGGCTGCAGTGTCGGGCGTAACAGAGGAAGGTTCGACACCC GGAGGCTCCGCACCAGACGCGTCGGCGCTGCTGCAGGATGCGACGCGGCTAATTCAGTCTATATCGGGCGCTCTTCAGGCTTCCCTGGTAGCATCCAAGCACTCGCGGCCGGCGGTGAAGGTGGCCGTCCCAACGTACCGCGGCTACGCAGACACGGTCAGCGTAACTGACTTCATCGAAAGCCTAACGCACTATCAGGCAGCGGTAGGGCTGGATGACAGCGAGATGCTCACACGCATCGTGCCTGTTGCCCTTGTGGAGCGAGCAGCGCAGTGGTACCGGCTTTCCGGTCGCCGAGCAACCACGCTCGATGAGTTTAAGGCGGCTCTACGTCTGGAATTCTTGCCCGTAGACTACCAGCGTAGGATTCGGCGAGAGCTTGAACTGCGGACGCAGGCGTCTGAAGAGTCATTGCTCGAGTATGTGCGGACGATGGAGGAGCTTTTCCAGACCGCCGAACCGAGCGCCTCAAATGACGAACGTGTCGAAAGAGTCGTTAGGCAGGCGCATCCCACCTTTGCGGCCTACCTGCGTGGCGGTCGGTTTCGCGACCTGGATGATCTGGCTGCGGAGGCCAAGCGCATACAAGGCGACATCCTCGCCATGCGCACCTATCGCCCTCCACCTCCCGCCAGCGAAGCTGtagagccgcgctgcgcgtggactGGAGCATTCCCCTATGCGCGCCATGATTCCCCCGCCCAAGCTGTGTACGCAGTCGGCGCGGACACCCGCCAAGAGTGGAAATTGAGCGAACGCGCTCTTGACCCGTTTACTTTTCACCGGCGTGCaggcagtgctgctgctgctgctagttgcTATCCGAACAAAAGTCGGACCTCTGCGCAGGGCAGGGAACAAAGGGACACATTCCCGAAACGGCCCGAAGGCCGCTCAGCAGGGTGCACCAAGCAGGAGGAGGCATTTCCTAGACGCGGAAACACGCCTGCACGCGCAGTGCGGTGCTTTCAGTGTGGCGAGCTGGGCCATATCTCTCGTCTCTGCACACGTGGGCCCGTCCAGCAGGGAAACGGGGTCGGGGGTCAGGCATGA